In Schaalia sp. JY-X169, the following are encoded in one genomic region:
- the recN gene encoding DNA repair protein RecN, which translates to MLTDLRVSGLALLEDCDLELGGGLTAITGETGAGKTMLLTALRLLTGGRAEPRIIKTGRGRTEVDAVISVPTAVANDLEEAGFQVDEGEVAFARTVTPTRSRAAISGRPVPARTLADTAGSLITIHGQADQWRLKSPTHQRELLDRYAPPPHDHQLAAYQRQWATVTNLRARTAQLEADKDRLEVELRYLREVTDEVAALDPSPDEEVQLDSAIDRLSNVEQLRSASGGALATLTGEGFGSEAAVADLLGSVVDVLLKASYLDPQLEEYSRRAQSMDAEINELISDLRDYGEVLFDDPDELARLHERRATLTELCRGRARDAAELLAWCETAKTRIGELEGVEGDPQAARLALEAAEQELQKLAENLSASRRLAAEDLGKKVNGELTALALANARVIVEVSTTELSASGQDRVQMLLQPHPNAPATPLDEGASGGELSRIMLAIEVVLATDQTPQTMVFDEVDAGIGGLTANQVGARLKALADFHQVIVVTHLPQVAALADANFVVEKSDGTARVRPVSNEDKTDEIVRMLGGDDKEGAARRHALKLERAGNVEESTS; encoded by the coding sequence ATGCTGACTGATCTGCGCGTTTCTGGTTTGGCGTTGCTTGAAGACTGTGACCTGGAACTGGGGGGCGGACTCACTGCAATAACGGGTGAAACCGGTGCGGGGAAGACCATGCTCCTCACGGCCCTTCGCCTCCTCACGGGCGGGCGCGCCGAACCCAGAATCATCAAGACGGGGCGCGGCCGCACTGAAGTTGACGCAGTAATCTCCGTTCCCACCGCTGTTGCAAACGACTTGGAGGAAGCGGGATTCCAGGTCGACGAGGGCGAAGTGGCCTTCGCGCGCACTGTCACCCCCACGCGGTCACGCGCTGCAATTTCCGGGCGACCCGTTCCGGCCAGGACCCTGGCCGACACGGCAGGTAGCCTGATCACGATCCACGGGCAGGCCGACCAGTGGCGCCTCAAATCACCGACCCACCAGAGGGAGCTGCTGGACCGTTATGCCCCGCCACCACACGACCACCAGTTAGCCGCCTATCAGCGGCAGTGGGCCACAGTCACAAACCTGCGGGCCCGCACCGCACAACTGGAAGCCGATAAGGATCGCCTCGAAGTGGAACTGCGCTACCTGCGTGAAGTCACCGACGAGGTCGCAGCGTTGGATCCGTCCCCGGACGAGGAGGTGCAGCTGGATTCAGCAATCGACAGGCTCTCCAACGTTGAACAGTTGAGGTCCGCATCGGGTGGGGCACTTGCGACACTGACGGGTGAGGGATTTGGATCCGAAGCGGCCGTGGCTGACCTGCTGGGTTCCGTTGTTGACGTTCTCCTCAAGGCCTCCTACCTCGATCCGCAACTGGAGGAATACAGTCGGAGGGCGCAGTCCATGGACGCGGAGATCAATGAGCTGATCTCTGATTTACGTGACTACGGTGAAGTTCTCTTTGATGATCCAGACGAACTTGCGCGCCTCCATGAACGTCGAGCAACCCTGACGGAACTGTGCCGAGGGCGCGCGCGTGACGCGGCGGAACTGCTTGCCTGGTGCGAAACCGCCAAGACGCGCATCGGTGAACTTGAGGGGGTTGAAGGGGATCCGCAGGCCGCCCGCCTTGCCCTAGAAGCGGCTGAGCAGGAGCTTCAAAAACTCGCTGAAAACCTGTCGGCATCAAGGCGGCTTGCCGCCGAAGACCTCGGGAAGAAGGTCAACGGGGAACTTACTGCACTGGCACTCGCCAATGCTCGCGTCATTGTTGAAGTCAGCACGACTGAACTTTCCGCTTCGGGGCAAGACCGCGTACAGATGCTGCTGCAGCCCCACCCCAATGCTCCAGCAACTCCTTTGGACGAGGGCGCCTCCGGCGGGGAACTGTCACGCATCATGCTTGCCATCGAGGTCGTCCTCGCCACCGATCAAACACCACAAACCATGGTGTTTGACGAGGTGGATGCCGGAATCGGTGGCCTGACAGCAAACCAGGTTGGGGCGCGACTCAAGGCCCTAGCCGATTTTCATCAGGTCATCGTCGTCACTCACCTGCCCCAGGTGGCCGCCCTCGCCGACGCCAACTTCGTCGTCGAGAAAAGTGATGGAACCGCAAGGGTGCGCCCCGTCAGCAATGAAGACAAGACCGATGAGATTGTGCGAATGCTGGGCGGTGACGACAAGGAGGGCGCGGCACGCCGACACGCCCTCAAACTGGAAAGAGCAGGCAACGTGGAAGAATCGACATCGTGA
- the steA gene encoding putative cytokinetic ring protein SteA translates to MTTASPQSFSARAQVADRHGRFLQAPPPGTILIVDAPDLDFEAAHTLLSYNPRAVLNAAKGSTGRALATGTAALLDRGVTVIDDLGNDILDVRDGAVLDITDADVSTKEGLLASGRRVSTRDANEDATGVQERLVSKVGAYALSASRDFASEQPLIVDGVGLPSSRVKMEGRIALIATPTSDFTAQKTQLRQFVGDHNPVIIAVGTGANALAQVGLKPTVLVGDPRDVEARLLKKVRQVVVPSTDEVVPAREMLKRHSVDFDAVLTGLSGTDVAMLFAASNGAAAVVDCSAPRTLTQFIDRSGLETTGSVLVAAQLRDRLLSLDALLAVYRPRLSGWWLALLLVAALLAGVAAFLFTPLGSGLIGVAGVLPMLGRSLLSPRVMAGLHGHDSQPQITKVTARKVRS, encoded by the coding sequence GTGACTACGGCATCCCCCCAATCGTTCTCTGCCCGCGCTCAGGTCGCCGACCGCCACGGACGCTTCCTTCAAGCGCCCCCACCCGGCACGATCCTCATCGTCGACGCACCCGACTTAGACTTTGAAGCCGCGCACACACTCCTCTCTTACAACCCAAGGGCCGTCCTCAATGCGGCGAAGGGGTCAACGGGTCGCGCCCTCGCAACAGGGACCGCAGCCCTCCTAGACCGCGGAGTGACGGTCATTGACGACCTCGGCAACGACATTTTGGATGTCCGAGATGGAGCCGTCCTCGACATTACAGATGCGGACGTCTCAACGAAGGAGGGCCTACTCGCTTCCGGAAGACGGGTCAGCACTCGCGACGCAAACGAGGACGCAACAGGCGTGCAAGAGCGGCTCGTGAGTAAGGTTGGCGCCTACGCCCTATCTGCATCACGCGACTTCGCATCCGAACAGCCCCTGATTGTTGACGGAGTGGGGCTACCTTCATCCCGAGTCAAGATGGAGGGAAGGATTGCCCTGATCGCCACCCCCACATCCGACTTCACCGCTCAAAAGACGCAGCTACGCCAGTTCGTTGGCGACCACAACCCCGTCATCATCGCTGTTGGAACGGGAGCAAATGCGCTGGCGCAGGTAGGTTTGAAACCAACGGTCCTGGTTGGTGACCCAAGGGACGTTGAGGCGCGCCTCCTGAAAAAGGTCCGTCAAGTAGTGGTACCCAGCACGGACGAAGTCGTTCCGGCACGAGAAATGCTGAAACGACACTCCGTTGACTTCGACGCGGTTCTCACGGGCCTGTCAGGCACCGACGTCGCGATGCTGTTCGCAGCCAGCAACGGTGCAGCGGCGGTCGTGGACTGCTCCGCGCCGCGCACCCTCACCCAGTTCATCGACCGAAGTGGCCTCGAAACCACGGGCAGCGTGCTTGTCGCAGCGCAGCTGCGGGACCGACTCCTCTCCCTCGACGCACTGCTTGCCGTCTACCGTCCTCGTCTGTCCGGATGGTGGCTTGCACTGCTGCTTGTTGCCGCCCTCCTGGCCGGGGTCGCAGCCTTCCTGTTTACCCCACTTGGTTCCGGACTCATCGGGGTCGCCGGCGTCCTTCCAATGTTGGGCCGATCCCTCCTATCTCCGCGGGTGATGGCAGGCCTGCACGGCCACGATAGCCAGCCCCAAATCACGAAAGTCACCGCTCGGAAGGTCCGCTCATGA
- a CDS encoding copper transporter, which translates to MINFRYHLVSLIGVFLALAVGVVLGAGPLQNAISNVGSDEAAVASVADLQEELAAASAEGEAGQELASALAEQVLPGTMSGKNIAVVVLPDATSADVDVATSALEQAGAQVLGPVELTEAFVSQDANTYRETLASPVSSYLAGRPADPSPAAVLATGLVETLTVDSPDAELIGGMLTDEATPLVVALSTELADGLMLVGAGSERPAGVDQTQSGNEAGGDAAVSVAPLTRDGWIALGTAFADASVPAVAVGQAATADQFIAVLREAGSPLATADRGGSPMGALNAVLALASGATGSYGTQSGALEVLAPLP; encoded by the coding sequence ATGATCAACTTTCGCTACCATCTGGTTTCACTGATTGGCGTGTTCTTGGCGCTTGCAGTTGGGGTTGTTCTTGGGGCTGGCCCACTGCAAAATGCTATTAGCAACGTCGGCTCAGATGAGGCGGCTGTGGCCTCGGTTGCCGATCTTCAAGAGGAACTGGCAGCGGCCTCGGCGGAAGGTGAGGCAGGGCAGGAGCTTGCTTCTGCTCTGGCCGAGCAGGTCCTCCCGGGGACCATGTCTGGCAAGAACATCGCGGTGGTTGTGCTCCCGGACGCGACCAGCGCAGATGTTGATGTTGCAACAAGCGCGCTTGAGCAGGCTGGCGCGCAAGTGTTGGGTCCCGTTGAACTCACGGAGGCCTTCGTCTCTCAGGATGCCAATACCTACCGAGAAACCCTGGCGTCTCCAGTCTCTTCGTACCTAGCAGGGCGGCCCGCGGATCCATCTCCAGCCGCAGTGCTCGCGACAGGCTTGGTAGAAACGTTGACAGTGGACAGCCCCGACGCGGAACTTATCGGTGGGATGCTGACCGATGAGGCCACGCCCCTGGTGGTCGCCCTGTCGACCGAGCTCGCGGATGGGCTCATGCTGGTGGGAGCCGGAAGCGAACGCCCTGCCGGGGTTGATCAAACTCAGTCAGGGAACGAGGCCGGTGGGGATGCGGCCGTCTCCGTGGCGCCCCTGACCCGTGACGGGTGGATCGCCCTCGGCACCGCATTTGCTGACGCGAGTGTGCCAGCGGTAGCTGTGGGACAGGCCGCCACGGCCGATCAGTTCATCGCAGTTCTCCGCGAAGCGGGTTCCCCGCTGGCGACAGCTGATAGGGGAGGAAGCCCAATGGGTGCCCTCAACGCTGTCCTGGCCCTAGCTTCGGGTGCTACGGGATCATATGGAACGCAATCTGGCGCGCTCGAAGTGCTAGCACCTCTTCCATAG
- a CDS encoding CTP synthase, with product MVNDSPRPSNGLSSGNNHVTKQIFVTGGVVSSLGKGLTASSLGMLLRARGLHVVMQKLDPYLNVDPGLMDPFQHGEVFVTEDGSETDLDIGHYERFLNVSLSGGANATTGKVYSSVLANDRRGFYGGETVQVIPHVTNEIARRMRIQAEPTDGSPAPDVIITEIGGTVGDIEEAPYLEAARQVRRELGRDNCMFIHVSLLPYVQAAGEIKTKPTQHSVATLRSVGIQPDVIVLRTEVEVPDSIKRKVSMMCDVDLEGVILCPDASSLYAVPKVLHRQGLDAFVVRRLDLLFHDVDWTRWDDLLRRVNSPLHQVEIALVGKYTELQDAYLSATEALKAGGFANDCRVKTRWIRADKCATPEAAAKALADVDGILLPGTFGNEKIGGVLGALEWARKNNVPVLGIGLGAQCMVIDAAKGVLADVPVSGDAADHPLIIENEVVVQQAEDGTNRKTGMRAGAYPAALVEGSRVQRIYGETLISERHHQSAEINREYEDALAGVGLRFSGFSPDGSLVEFVEMDEEQHPFYIGTQARPEFKSRPTSPHPLFTEFVKAAIKRQASALESPAKAE from the coding sequence ATGGTCAATGACTCTCCCCGGCCCTCCAACGGGCTTTCTTCAGGCAATAATCACGTCACAAAACAGATTTTTGTTACCGGGGGTGTTGTTTCCTCCCTGGGTAAGGGACTCACTGCCTCATCTTTAGGTATGCTTCTTCGCGCCCGTGGCCTGCACGTGGTGATGCAGAAACTTGACCCATACCTCAACGTTGATCCCGGACTGATGGACCCCTTCCAGCACGGTGAAGTATTTGTGACCGAGGACGGGTCTGAAACCGACCTCGACATCGGCCACTACGAACGTTTCCTCAACGTCTCACTGTCCGGGGGAGCCAACGCGACGACGGGGAAGGTTTACTCTTCCGTCCTCGCCAATGACCGACGCGGATTCTATGGGGGAGAGACCGTGCAGGTCATTCCTCACGTCACCAATGAGATTGCCCGCCGTATGCGTATCCAGGCTGAGCCCACCGACGGGAGCCCAGCCCCCGACGTCATCATTACGGAGATTGGTGGAACGGTCGGCGACATTGAGGAGGCGCCCTACCTTGAGGCGGCCCGCCAGGTGCGACGTGAACTAGGTCGCGACAACTGCATGTTCATCCACGTTTCCCTGTTGCCGTACGTGCAGGCTGCGGGAGAGATCAAGACAAAGCCCACCCAGCATTCCGTCGCGACACTACGGTCCGTGGGTATCCAGCCGGACGTCATCGTGTTGCGTACCGAGGTTGAGGTTCCAGATTCCATCAAGCGCAAAGTCTCAATGATGTGCGACGTCGACCTTGAGGGCGTCATCCTCTGCCCGGATGCTTCGTCCCTGTACGCGGTCCCCAAGGTCCTGCACCGGCAGGGTTTGGATGCGTTTGTGGTGCGACGCCTTGACCTGCTCTTCCACGACGTCGACTGGACGCGCTGGGATGACCTGTTGCGACGCGTCAATTCACCCCTGCATCAGGTAGAGATTGCCCTGGTTGGCAAGTACACCGAACTTCAAGATGCCTACCTGTCCGCTACGGAAGCGCTCAAGGCTGGCGGTTTTGCGAATGACTGCCGCGTGAAGACCCGGTGGATCCGCGCCGACAAGTGCGCTACCCCAGAAGCTGCTGCGAAGGCGCTGGCTGATGTTGACGGCATCCTCCTTCCCGGAACATTCGGGAATGAAAAGATCGGGGGCGTCCTCGGCGCGTTGGAGTGGGCGCGAAAGAACAACGTTCCTGTTCTGGGGATTGGGCTTGGCGCTCAGTGCATGGTCATTGATGCTGCGAAGGGAGTTCTGGCTGACGTTCCGGTTTCGGGAGATGCAGCAGACCACCCGCTCATCATTGAGAACGAAGTGGTTGTCCAGCAGGCTGAGGACGGCACCAACCGGAAGACGGGGATGAGGGCGGGAGCCTATCCGGCTGCCCTTGTTGAAGGTTCGCGCGTGCAGCGCATTTACGGTGAGACTTTGATCAGCGAACGGCACCACCAGAGTGCTGAAATCAACCGGGAGTACGAGGACGCCCTAGCTGGCGTTGGCCTGCGCTTCAGCGGCTTCTCTCCGGATGGCTCGCTGGTTGAGTTCGTGGAGATGGATGAAGAGCAGCATCCTTTCTACATTGGAACCCAGGCGCGCCCGGAGTTTAAGTCGCGTCCTACTAGCCCGCATCCACTATTTACGGAATTTGTGAAGGCCGCCATAAAGCGGCAGGCTTCCGCCCTCGAAAGCCCGGCCAAGGCGGAGTAA
- a CDS encoding metalloregulator ArsR/SmtB family transcription factor, giving the protein MGEDSTTKTRDAARDTGTRQMVRNLVIENGPVTAGAISRFLGLTTAAVRRHITSLEESGEIREHEVASLSKRGRGRPARHYVATDGGRECLQDGYMELATKALSYMSKAAGEELIDGFAASRSREIERRYTPVVRAAGTNPRLRAEALASALTEDGYAASIRPIGSGDFAIQLCQGHCPIEHVAADFPQMCDAELAAFSRILDVHVQRLSTLAQGGHVCTTHIPIGMPAARPRKNMALRQT; this is encoded by the coding sequence ATGGGTGAAGACTCGACTACAAAGACCCGCGATGCAGCCCGGGACACGGGCACGAGGCAAATGGTCCGCAACCTGGTGATTGAGAACGGGCCAGTTACGGCTGGAGCCATCTCAAGGTTCCTCGGGCTCACCACGGCTGCCGTGCGCAGGCACATCACGTCGTTGGAAGAGTCCGGGGAGATTCGCGAACACGAAGTTGCTTCCCTCTCGAAGCGTGGACGAGGGCGCCCTGCGCGCCACTACGTGGCAACCGACGGGGGACGGGAATGCCTCCAAGATGGCTACATGGAACTAGCCACGAAGGCCCTGTCGTACATGTCGAAGGCCGCTGGGGAAGAGCTGATTGACGGTTTTGCGGCATCTCGTTCCCGTGAGATTGAGCGGCGCTACACCCCTGTGGTTCGCGCTGCTGGAACCAATCCACGCCTGCGGGCAGAGGCGCTTGCTTCGGCCCTTACCGAGGACGGGTATGCCGCAAGCATCCGCCCCATCGGTAGCGGCGACTTTGCGATCCAACTGTGCCAGGGGCACTGCCCGATTGAGCATGTTGCAGCTGACTTCCCGCAAATGTGCGACGCAGAACTGGCCGCATTCAGCCGCATCCTTGACGTCCACGTCCAGAGACTGTCGACCTTGGCGCAGGGCGGACATGTCTGCACAACACACATTCCGATCGGCATGCCGGCGGCTCGCCCTCGGAAAAACATGGCATTGAGGCAAACGTGA
- the sufB gene encoding Fe-S cluster assembly protein SufB — protein MTQSIETLAPKAPLSDDEIIDSIGAYEYGWRDSDDYSQGVPKGINEGIVRYISETKGEPEWMLERRLKALNLFERKPMPTWGPDLSSINFDDFKYFVRSTDRQVQSWEDLPEDIRNTYDRLGIPDAEKKRLVAGVAAQYESEVVYQQIQEDLEAQGVIFLDTDSGLREYPELFQKYFGKSVPAGDNKFASLNTAAWSGGSFIYVPPGVHVEIPLQAYFRINTEAMGQFERTLIIADEGSYVHYVEGCTAPIYDTNSLHSAIVEIFVLKDARVRYTTIQNWSNNVLNLVTQRAIVEEGGTMEWIDGNIGSAITMKYPACYLMGENARGETLSIGFAGTGQHQDTGAKMVHMAPKTSSSIVAKSVSRAGGRTSYRGLVEVHSRATKSKSNVLCDALLVDKISRTDTYPYVDVRTEDVEMGHEATVSKVNEDQLFYLMSRGLDENEAMATIVRGFIEPIAKHLPMEYALELNRLIELQMEGSVG, from the coding sequence ATGACGCAGTCAATCGAGACCCTCGCTCCTAAGGCGCCGCTGTCTGATGATGAGATCATCGACAGTATTGGCGCTTACGAGTACGGGTGGCGCGACAGTGACGACTACTCTCAGGGCGTTCCCAAGGGAATCAATGAGGGCATTGTCCGCTACATTTCGGAGACCAAGGGTGAGCCTGAATGGATGCTGGAGCGGCGTCTGAAGGCTCTCAATCTCTTTGAGCGCAAGCCAATGCCGACATGGGGTCCCGACCTCAGCAGCATCAACTTTGACGACTTCAAGTACTTTGTGCGTTCAACTGACCGTCAGGTGCAGTCGTGGGAAGACCTTCCTGAGGACATTCGCAACACCTACGACCGCCTGGGGATCCCGGACGCTGAGAAGAAGCGCCTGGTCGCGGGCGTTGCCGCCCAGTATGAGTCCGAGGTCGTTTACCAGCAGATTCAGGAAGACCTCGAAGCCCAGGGCGTTATCTTCCTCGATACCGACAGTGGTCTTCGTGAGTACCCGGAACTGTTCCAGAAGTACTTTGGCAAGTCGGTTCCAGCAGGTGACAACAAGTTTGCCTCGCTGAACACCGCAGCCTGGTCGGGTGGCTCCTTTATCTATGTGCCACCGGGCGTACATGTGGAGATCCCACTTCAGGCCTACTTCCGTATCAACACGGAAGCCATGGGGCAGTTTGAGCGCACACTGATCATCGCTGATGAAGGCTCTTACGTTCACTACGTTGAGGGTTGTACCGCGCCGATCTACGACACGAACTCGCTGCACTCCGCAATCGTGGAGATCTTCGTTTTGAAGGATGCACGCGTTCGTTACACCACCATCCAAAACTGGTCGAACAACGTCCTCAACCTGGTGACACAGCGCGCCATTGTGGAAGAGGGCGGGACCATGGAGTGGATTGATGGCAACATCGGGTCCGCTATCACCATGAAGTACCCGGCCTGCTACCTGATGGGAGAGAATGCCCGCGGGGAAACCTTGTCCATCGGTTTTGCCGGCACCGGTCAGCACCAGGACACGGGCGCGAAGATGGTTCACATGGCGCCCAAGACGTCCTCGTCCATTGTTGCCAAGTCCGTTTCCCGCGCTGGGGGACGAACTTCGTACCGCGGTTTGGTTGAGGTGCATTCGCGTGCCACCAAGTCGAAATCAAACGTGCTTTGCGACGCGCTGCTTGTCGACAAGATTTCCCGCACCGACACCTACCCTTACGTCGACGTTCGTACCGAGGACGTCGAAATGGGGCACGAGGCAACGGTTTCTAAGGTGAACGAAGACCAGCTGTTCTACCTGATGAGCCGCGGTCTGGACGAAAACGAAGCGATGGCCACCATTGTGCGTGGCTTCATTGAGCCGATTGCTAAGCACCTGCCGATGGAATACGCGCTTGAACTAAACCGCCTGATCGAACTGCAGATGGAAGGGTCCGTCGGCTGA
- the sufD gene encoding Fe-S cluster assembly protein SufD, which produces MTTQKQSTNVLEPSKVSRADRFTSFASADFGRPQGREEEWRFTPMRRIRPLFEADAYAGAPQIDVRGPENVIVATVSREELVDPVVLAPGDYLAALAWEKFEETTEVIIPREVELDEPVYVTVTAGPDLKAGRIVVKAETMSKGTVVILHNGPALFDETVEIEAGEGAQLSIVAVHEWDRDGVHASSHRVRAARNATLQHMIVTLGGDTVRINVDTDFTGPGADIRLNGLYFVDRGQHLEHRVFVYHSQPDCYSRVAYKGALQGKDARSVWIGDCLIGVDADNTDTYELNRNLILTEGAKADSVPNLEIENGEIEGAGHASATGRFDDEQLFYLMSRGVPPLEARRLVIRGFFAEILNSVGIPELQDRLIGQIEQELKDYDYAPDQSADSK; this is translated from the coding sequence ATGACAACTCAGAAGCAATCAACAAACGTACTGGAGCCGTCAAAGGTTTCGCGTGCGGACCGTTTCACCTCTTTCGCGAGTGCTGACTTTGGTCGCCCCCAGGGTCGTGAAGAGGAATGGCGTTTCACCCCGATGCGGCGGATCCGCCCCCTGTTTGAGGCCGACGCATACGCGGGCGCGCCGCAGATTGATGTTCGGGGCCCGGAAAACGTCATCGTCGCAACGGTGAGCCGGGAAGAACTGGTGGATCCTGTCGTTCTGGCGCCCGGTGACTACCTGGCTGCTTTGGCGTGGGAAAAGTTTGAGGAGACGACAGAGGTCATCATCCCTCGAGAGGTCGAGCTGGATGAGCCCGTCTACGTCACTGTCACGGCAGGTCCGGATCTCAAGGCCGGGCGCATTGTCGTCAAGGCTGAGACCATGTCGAAGGGCACGGTTGTGATCCTTCATAACGGCCCCGCACTCTTTGATGAGACAGTAGAGATTGAGGCGGGCGAGGGCGCGCAGCTCTCCATTGTCGCAGTTCACGAGTGGGATCGCGATGGTGTGCACGCGTCCTCGCACCGCGTTCGGGCGGCCCGTAACGCAACGCTTCAGCACATGATTGTCACGCTTGGTGGCGACACCGTGCGGATCAACGTCGACACGGACTTCACCGGACCCGGCGCCGACATCCGCCTCAACGGACTGTACTTTGTGGATCGCGGCCAGCACCTCGAGCACCGCGTGTTTGTTTACCATTCGCAGCCCGACTGCTACTCGCGTGTTGCCTACAAGGGTGCACTGCAGGGTAAAGATGCGCGTTCCGTTTGGATTGGCGACTGCCTGATAGGCGTGGATGCAGACAACACAGATACCTATGAACTGAACCGCAACCTGATTCTCACCGAGGGCGCGAAGGCCGACTCCGTCCCCAACCTGGAGATTGAGAACGGGGAGATCGAGGGCGCGGGACACGCATCTGCGACCGGTCGTTTTGATGACGAGCAGCTGTTCTACCTGATGAGCCGTGGCGTTCCGCCACTGGAGGCGCGCCGCCTGGTGATCCGCGGATTCTTCGCGGAGATCCTCAACTCCGTGGGTATCCCGGAGTTGCAGGACCGGCTGATTGGCCAGATTGAGCAAGAACTGAAGGACTACGACTACGCACCGGATCAGTCGGCTGATTCGAAGTGA
- the sufC gene encoding Fe-S cluster assembly ATPase SufC: MSEAKELVIRNFHVTVGTPDGPKQILKGVDLTIKPGEIHAVMGPNGSGKSTLAYALAGHPNYEVTEGEVLLDGEDVLAMSVDQRAQAGLFLAMQYPVEVAGVSVSNLLRTAKTAIDGKAPAIRHWVKEVKAAMERLRMPADFAERDVNVGFSGGEKKRLEILQMELLEPAYAILDETDSGLDVDALRIVSEGVNRAHAKDHMGILLITHYTRILRYIKPDFVHVFVDGRIADQGGPELADKLEEEGYDSYLAPVAS; this comes from the coding sequence ATGAGCGAAGCAAAAGAACTGGTTATCAGGAACTTCCACGTCACAGTGGGAACGCCAGATGGTCCCAAGCAGATCCTCAAGGGTGTTGACCTGACAATCAAGCCCGGTGAGATTCACGCGGTAATGGGTCCGAATGGTTCGGGCAAGTCGACGCTGGCCTACGCATTGGCCGGTCACCCGAACTATGAGGTAACAGAGGGTGAAGTGCTGCTTGACGGCGAGGACGTCCTCGCCATGAGCGTTGACCAACGCGCCCAGGCGGGTCTGTTCCTGGCCATGCAGTACCCGGTTGAGGTTGCGGGTGTTTCCGTGTCCAACCTGCTGCGCACCGCGAAGACCGCCATTGATGGGAAAGCTCCGGCTATTCGCCACTGGGTCAAAGAGGTCAAGGCAGCAATGGAACGCCTGCGTATGCCCGCTGACTTTGCTGAACGTGACGTCAATGTTGGATTCTCCGGTGGTGAGAAGAAGCGCCTGGAGATCCTGCAGATGGAACTGCTGGAGCCCGCTTACGCGATCCTTGACGAGACAGACTCGGGCCTTGACGTTGATGCGCTACGCATTGTCTCCGAGGGCGTCAACCGAGCTCACGCAAAGGACCACATGGGCATCCTCCTGATCACCCACTACACGCGCATCCTGCGCTACATCAAGCCGGATTTCGTTCACGTCTTTGTTGATGGTCGCATCGCTGACCAGGGCGGGCCGGAACTGGCTGACAAGCTGGAAGAAGAAGGCTACGACAGCTATTTGGCTCCCGTAGCGTCTTGA